The genomic window TCGACTCCGGCGGTGACCATGGTGAACACCACTTCGCTCGTGCGCGCCACCTCGGCCGGCGTGGGTAGCGGGGTCAGGCCGAGACGGCCGGCGTGGGCGCGCGAGCGCTCGCCGCGCGCATAAACATTCAGCGTATGGCCGGCGGCGAGCAGATGCCGCGCCATCTCGCCGCCCATGTTGCCGAGGCCGATGAATCCGAGCCGCATGAGTTTCACCTTCTGCCGACGGAGAAGATGAACATTATCTCATTTGGCTTCAACCGCGTGAGTCCGAAAAACGGAATGAATGCCGGGGTCATTCATGGACCGGGCCATAGGCGCTGATATCCGGGCTAGAAAGGAATGAACAGGAAAGCGTTTGCGTACGAACGGTGGTAATGGTTGCCGCTGCTGCCCAAGCCCGAAGCGTCGCCGTAACCGGCCTTCAGTTCGGTTCGCATCCCGCCCGGGAGACGGCCCTGCGCGCCGACTTCCGTTGACAGGGGATAACTGGGGTCTTGATCCACCACCTGCCGCCCCGCCCCCACCATGCCGTGCACGGACCAGTCGGCCGACAGACGCCGGCTCAGAAAAAGTTTCACCACTTCCTCGTGGAACTCGCGCGGGTTGAAGTAACCGTGGCTAACCGTTTGTTCGCTGCGGAAGCGGCGCGCATAAATCTGGAAGCGGAGACTGAGATTCTGTTCCGGGAATGCATGAGGATCGAAATTGATGCGCAGCACCGTGCCGTCACGGTCGTTGCCGTCGCTGAAGTGCTGGCGATAGAACGCCAGCGCCCCCACGCCCAGTTCACCCAGACGGTGATCGCCGCCCAGCGTCACGGTGTCCAGGGTGATCCGGTTTTGCAGGGACGTAACCGTTTTGACGGCGCCCGACTCGGCGTTGAACGAGAACCCGCCGGTGTCGCTCGGGCGATAAGCCGTATCGAAAGCCCCCCAGGTGTAATCCCAGTCACCAAACTGGCCGCCGCCCAGCCGTAACCGGAACGGAATCTCGTGGTTCAGGTTTTTCCTGATCTGCCCGTAAGCCTCGGAAACATGCGCCGCGCCATGACCGTCGCGGAGGGTTTCGGTACTGCCGCCGACCTGCCAGAAGGCCTTCCACACGGAATCGCCCGGCGCTGCCGGGGCAGCCACACCGTTTTGAAATCGGGCCGCCAGCTCCAATCGGCGGCTGTGCAGGCCGTCGCTGTCGCGCGCGAACTCCACTTCCGCCAGCGCCGTGCGCGCCAGTCTCCGGTTCATCTCGTCCCGTTGTTTGAGATATTCCGCGTCGAGCCAGCCGCTCGCGGTGGCGGGACTGACCACCTGCGCATGGGGTTCCAACGCCTGCGCGGCACAGACCTCGCGGTCGAGCAGCAGACAGGCGCGCGACTTCTCGATGGCGGCCTCGAGCGAGGAGGTCTCCGTCTCCGCCAGCAACACGAGCGCGGCGCGCGGCCGGTCCAGGACGCTCAGCGTGCGCGCGAGCTTGGGCAAAATAGGGGCGCGCTCCTCCCGGGTTTCCGCGAGCGTCAGCGCCTCCCGGTACGCGCGTTCGGCGGCGCGATAGTCCTGAAGCCAGAAAGCGGCGTGGCCGAGCCCGAGCAGGGCCGCGCGGCGATCCTGGCGATTATGCCCGGACAACCGTGACAGCGCCTGCTCGAAATGGGATTTCGCCGCGGTTGGATTGTCTTGACGCAGAGCCTCGTGTCCGGCCTGGATCGCCGCCGTGCCGTCACCGGTAGCGGCGTGCACGCAAGGCGTTATCGCCAGGCTGACAATCAGCCCCGCGACGGCCAACAGTCGCCGCGCCGTCATTTTGTCCCCCAGGTTTTGCGCCGGTTCATGAATTCGGCGTAATAACCGGCCACGGACGCGGGCGACATCAACAGCTGCGCGAACAGGATATAGAAGATGAATCCGAAAATGTTGCGTCGCACCCGCAGCTTCGCGTCAACGAACATCCGTTTCTGCACGTGATACATCAAGAAATTGTTCATTACGCCGAGCGGCAGCACGGCCAGCGTCATGGGCCCCGCCAGGAAATAGTAACCGAAGCAAGCCGCGATCAATCCCGGCAGAAAACACACGAGATAGATCGTGTCCAGAAACGGATAGAACAGGTTGAGATAAAAAAAGGTCGAGTTCAGCCGGAACACCTTGAGTATCTGGGGATGCAGCTTGAACGCCTCGATCAGGCCGCGCGCCCAGCGGCGTCGCTGTTGATAGAACCTGACATAGGTCTCGGGCACGTTGGTGAACACCACCGCATTCTCGGCATAGCCGATGCGGTAGCCGCGCTTGAGCAGGCTCCACGACAACACGATGTCCTCGCCGACCGTGTCGGGCCAGCCGCCAACTTCCAGCAGGGCCTGCCGGGTATAGAGCGAAAACGCCCCCTGCGCCACCAGGGTGCCCTGATACAGGCTCTGGGTGCGCTTGACCACGGCGATGCCGTGGAAATAGTCCCACTCCTGTATCCGGGTGAGCCAGTTGCGGCGGGAGTTCTTGACGTTGATCGCGCCGGCCACGGCCACCGTGCCCGGCGGATCGCTGAGAAACCGCGACACGATATTTTCCAGCGCCTTCTCGTGCATGAAGGTGTCGGCATCGACAGAGATAATCAGGTTGTGGCGCGCCTGCGCGAGCCCGGCGTTCAGGGCATGCGCCTTTCCGCCATTCCGCGGCAGGGCAATGATGTTCACGTTCGGCGCGTTGACCGCGCGCGCAATTTTGACGGTGTCGTCCTTGGAGCCATCGTCGATCAGGATGATCTCGACGTCGCCCGGATAGCTCTGCTTCTGCAGTTGCGTGAGGGTTTCGGCGATGTTGTCTTGCTCGTTGTAGGCCGCCACCAACACGCTCACCGGCGGGAGCGAGGCATATGTCCGGGCCGGCGGACGGCGATCCAGCAGCAGGCTGAAGAAGATGAAGGCGAAAGCGAAGCCCGGCATGATGGCGATGCCCAGGACGACTAGGGTCGCGACCGGGTACGGGACGTAGACGGACAGATCGGCGATCCAGGGCAGCGCCAGATACCAGCTGAGGCCCGCCCAGCCGAAAGCCATCAGCTGCGCAAACGCGAGCTTGAATTTTACCGGGACATACTTCCGTGAATTTTCTGGTTGTGGCGGCCTTCCCTGATCGCTGAAACGCGTTTCGTGCTCAGGGCCAACCAGCGCCTGATTCAGGTCTTTGAGGTCTCCCATTGCCACAAAAGACTTGCAAGGGCTGTGCCAGCTACTTCTTTAAAAACCGCGGCTTAGCCCCTGATAGGGAAATTTTTGCGCGTTTAACTCTTTTTCAGGCGCGGCAAGTCGCTGCGACGATACGCGGCAGGGGGAAATAGGGCATTCGGACGATCGATGAGGGAGGGATTACCCGGCTGATTGACCTTATTTTATTTTGTAGTTATCCAGTCGGGTATTCCGGATGAACTGGCAGCTTGTCGCCACTACAGGACCACTTCACACGCGAATCCCAGTAAATGCGGAATTGCGGCTTGAAGTCCAGCTCACTGTCGATCGAACCGGCCGGGATAACAACCATCCCTGTTTCCCTCACGTAGCGTGGCAACCGACCGCCGCAGACGGAGCAGAAACAATTAGTGAAGCGCTTGGCTTCGGGGACTTTGTACGATTTGATCAGCGCCTCCCCCTCGATCCACTTGAGCGATCCGTGCGGGATGAGCAGATTCGAGGCATGGCCCGTGCCCGTGGCCTTGCGACAGCGCGAGCAATGACAGTGATAAAACCATTGCGGGTCGCCGCTGACTTCGTATTGCACGGCACCGCAAAGACAACTTCCGTTAATGATGGTTTCGGGCATGGGTTGTCCGCCAAAGGCTTGAAGATGGAATAGGTTATCTCATGCGGGCGGCCCACGAAAGAATTTCTCCGGCCCCTTCTATTCAGCCTTCGCCAGACAGACGCTACGCCAGATTCTCGGAAAATTCATTCAACATTTTTATTATTTCAGGCGAATATTTTTTCGACAGCTTTTCGCGGAACACGGCGATGTCTTTTCGCGCCGATTCGAGCTTGCCCGTGCCCATGCGGCTGAGGCGGATGTGAAAAGAGCGTCGGTCCGAATTATTTTCGGTCACTTCCACAATCCCCGACTTGATCAGCTCGCTGATCAGCACGCTGGCCGTGGCACGCCGAACGTTCAGTTTCTCGCTCATCTCCGTCACCGTGGCCTGCCCCATCTCCGCCAAATTGTCGAGCAGCCGATACTGGGGCACGCGCAGCCCCGAGTACATCAGTGACACCGACACGTTCCTTTCCAGCGTCTGTGCCGCCTTGAGCAGCTTGACCACATCCAGGTTTTCCATGACGTGACCTGATTATTGTTTGTTAGCGAAACTAATCAAATTCTCTGATTTGTGCTTAACCAGTTTGGCAGATTTAATCATTTCAGGATATGCCGATTGACTATATGTGATGCCCATCGGCATATCAATCTGCGTCAACCGCCGAAACGGAAAAACAAGCAATGCGGAAGCCACCGTGATGTTCTTACTTAAATTTTCGATAAGCC from Sulfuricaulis sp. includes these protein-coding regions:
- a CDS encoding MarR family transcriptional regulator — protein: MENLDVVKLLKAAQTLERNVSVSLMYSGLRVPQYRLLDNLAEMGQATVTEMSEKLNVRRATASVLISELIKSGIVEVTENNSDRRSFHIRLSRMGTGKLESARKDIAVFREKLSKKYSPEIIKMLNEFSENLA
- a CDS encoding glycosyltransferase family 2 protein, translating into MGDLKDLNQALVGPEHETRFSDQGRPPQPENSRKYVPVKFKLAFAQLMAFGWAGLSWYLALPWIADLSVYVPYPVATLVVLGIAIMPGFAFAFIFFSLLLDRRPPARTYASLPPVSVLVAAYNEQDNIAETLTQLQKQSYPGDVEIILIDDGSKDDTVKIARAVNAPNVNIIALPRNGGKAHALNAGLAQARHNLIISVDADTFMHEKALENIVSRFLSDPPGTVAVAGAINVKNSRRNWLTRIQEWDYFHGIAVVKRTQSLYQGTLVAQGAFSLYTRQALLEVGGWPDTVGEDIVLSWSLLKRGYRIGYAENAVVFTNVPETYVRFYQQRRRWARGLIEAFKLHPQILKVFRLNSTFFYLNLFYPFLDTIYLVCFLPGLIAACFGYYFLAGPMTLAVLPLGVMNNFLMYHVQKRMFVDAKLRVRRNIFGFIFYILFAQLLMSPASVAGYYAEFMNRRKTWGTK
- a CDS encoding GFA family protein → MPETIINGSCLCGAVQYEVSGDPQWFYHCHCSRCRKATGTGHASNLLIPHGSLKWIEGEALIKSYKVPEAKRFTNCFCSVCGGRLPRYVRETGMVVIPAGSIDSELDFKPQFRIYWDSRVKWSCSGDKLPVHPEYPTG